TTCGTTCCTGCAATCGTTTCACGACTTCAGAAGTTAGCCCGGGTTCCGGATCAACCAATTCACGCTCTTGCATGATTTTTTCAATTTCTGAAAAGCTGGCTTGACCGAGACTGCTTAAAAGATTAGCAAAGTCGTTTCGTTGTTGAGCGATATTCTTCTCTGGCAGGGATTGAACATGATATGAAAATGCAGTCTGGCGTGCCAGAGCGAATAAAATGTATTGGCTCACCGAGACGCCTTCACTGCGGGCAAGTGTTTCCAGTTGCTGATGCAATGTTTTTGGTAATTTCAAGGTCAATTGGCTCATGATAAACTCCCTTAGCGTCTATTGAATCATTCCAAATTTGCTAACTGAACTACAAACTCGACAGGCGTGATGACTCGCAAACCCAATGTTTGTCTGGCCATCTTAAAGTCCCGCACATTGGAAGTAACAACTGTCGCGCCTGCATTCATCGCGCAATCAATAACGTGTTCGTCTCCCGGATCGGGAGAGCTTGGACGCCACATAAAATAAGCCGTGACAAATTCAGTTTGATCGAGAAGTTTTCCCAAAACCGGTCGAATCTTCTCCCACCGTTCTGCCGATAACATGCGCGATAAAACATCGGCGTCTTCATAAGCAAGCGCATTGGAAATGGTGGGGCGAAACAATCCTGCCAACCAGGCATCGACGATCAAACCGCAAGCGCACCTTGCTTGGTTAAGCCCTCAAAGACAACATTGGTGTCGATGACTACACGAAACGGGGTTTGAGTTGGCATATCGAATTTTTCGTATCAGAACTGATATTTCTCAAACAATTTAAAGGCCGTAGGCGTGACATGCACACGAATTTGCGATCAGTTAACATATCACCCGATGGAGTTTATGAATGTGATGTGGTTCACCGGCTATAAACATCGCACTCCTACCGGAGTTTTTAAGCCAACGGCTGCATTTCTAACAAATGGCGAACTTCGATGCCATCATCTAATTCATCCCAGTAAATCGCGAAGCCGCCCGGCTCGATCGACCACTTCGCGCGTTGCTTCGGCGTGGCCTTCAACAGCCAACTCAACCATTCCACCCGTGCCATGGGTACTCGAACTTCACGACCATCACTAAGAGAAACACAGAGCACATTGCTAGCGAAACGAACATCAGTTGCAGCAACTTGCTCGGTGACGTTATTGGCTAAAGTGATCATTCCATGTCTCCAAAAGTTTGTTCTGATGTTGACGCGTCAATCTCAAGATACGATTGAGTTCTGCTTGATTGTAGCCACGATTGTACTCAACCGCCACCGGCTGAAGCCAAATTTTGGCTTCGTTTTCGTCGTGTATGACATGAACATGAGGTGGCTCGTAGATATCAGAAGACTAAAATCGAAACTTGTAACCATCAATAAAGGTTGTCGGCATCATGTTCTCCGTGGCGTATTCTTCCTCTACCCAAACTCCTTTTATGCTACTTCTTCGCAAACTGATACCTCACCCGCCCCTTCTTCTTGCCGCTCTTCAGACGCTCGATCTCGTCGCGCAATTCCGCGGCACGCTCGAAGTCCAATTTCCTGGAGGCGTCGAGCATCTCTTTTTCAAGGCGATCCAGCAGTTCCTCCCGCTGGAAGGGTGCCATCTTGCTCCATTCGGCGTCGGAGATTTTTAGCTCGCCGTCACCGCGGCGTTTTTCGGCGCCGTATTTTTCGGCTTTGGCATCGGCGACGCGCGTCGATTGCATGATCTCTTCGGCGCTCTTGTAAATCGTGCGCGGCGTGATCCCGTGCTCCTCGTTATATTTCCGCTGAACCTCGCGCCGGCGGTTGGTTTCGTCGATCATCTTTTTCATCGAGCCGGTGATGGTGTCGGCGTACATGATGACTTTGCCGTCGACGTTGCGGGCGGCGCGGCCGGCGGTTTGCATCAGCGAACGCTCGCTGCGCAGATAGCCTTCCTTGTCGGCGTCGAGAATCGCCACGAGAGAAACTTCGGGCAAATCAAGTCCCTCACGCAACAGGTTGATGCCCACCAGCACGTCAAATTCCGCCAACCGCAAATCGCGCAGAATCTCGACGCGATCCAGCGCTTCGATCTCCGAGTGCAGATAGCGCACGCGAATATCCATTTCCGCCAGATAGTCGGTCAAGTCTTCAGCCATGCGCTTTGTCAATGTCGTAACGAGCACGCGCTGGCCCTTGCCAACACATTGGCGGATTTCGCCGATGAGATCATCGATTTGATTTTTCACCGGACGCACCTCGACTTCCGGATCCATCAAACCTGTCGGGCGAATAAGCTGTTCGACCACGACACCGTTGCTCTTCTCCAATTCAAATTCCGCCGGCGTCGCCGAGACGAAAATCACCTGATTCAACATGCTTTCGAACTCGTCAAACTGCAGCGGGCGGTTATCCAACGCCGAGGGGAGACGAAAACCGTATTCGACAAGCGTTTCCTTGCGCGAGCGGTCGCCGAAATACATGCCGCGAATCTGCGGAATCGTCGCGTGCGACTCGTCGATGATCATCAAGTAATCTTTGGGGAAATAATCGAGCAAGGTATACGGCCGCTGGCCCGGGGCGCGACCGGAAAGATGGCGCGAATAATTTTCGATACCGTGACAGCTACCCAATTCTTGCAGCATTTCGAGATCGAAGTTGGTGCGCATTTCGAGTCGCTGCGCTTCAAGCAGCTTGCCTTGACGGCGAAACCATGCCAGGCGCTCCGCCAGCTCTTCTTTGATGGCTTCGATGGCGCGCTTCATTTTGTGTTCGGGCGTAACGAAGTGCTTGGCCGGGAAAATCGCGACGGTATCGACTTCGCCGAGAATCTCGCCGGTGGTGACGTTCACTTGCGACAGCGATTCGATTTCGTTGCCAAACAGTTCGATGCGATAGGCCTCGCGCTCATACGCCGGGACGACTTCAACGACGTCGCCGCGCACGCGAAAGGTGCCACGGGTGAAATCAAAATCATTGCGGGTGTAAAACATATCCACCAGCCGGCTGAGAATTTCATTGCGCTCAATGCGCTGGCCGCGATCAAGAACGAGCAGCTCGGCGGCATAATCTTTCGGATCGCCGATGCCGTAAATACACGAGACCGAGGCGACGATGATGACGTCTTTGCGCGAAAGCAGCGCGCTGGTGGCCTTCAAGCGCAACCGGTCGATTTCGTCGTTGATCGAGCTGTCTTTTTCGATATAGGTGTCGCTGGAGGGAACGTAAGCTTCCGGCTGATAATAATCGTAATAGCTGATGAAATACTCCACAGCATTATGCGGGAAAAAACTTTTCAACTCGCCAAAAAGCTGGGCCGCCAGGGTTTTGTTGTGCGAAAACACCAGCGTCGGTTTGTTGACATTGGCGATGACGTTGGCCATCGTGAAGGTTTTGCCGCTGCCGGTGACGCCAAGCAGGGTTTGAAATTTGTCCCCTCGCAGGATGGCCTCGGTCAATTCGCGAATGGCCCGTGGCTGATCGCCGGTGGGTTGATAATCGGAGACGAGCTTGAATTTGTCCATATTTTCACTGCCACTTCTTAAAAACGCGCCAATGGAAATATACGGCCATTCTGTCAAATTGTCAAGCCCGGAAACGGCGGCATCTTCTATTTTGCCCTAAAAACTCCTTGCATATCTTGGCTTTGTCGGCTATATTTAAAAAGTGAAGCAAGTGAAAGATAACTTTTAATCTGTAGGAGAATAGGCAGTATGGGCGTAATGACTAAAATGCGTGAAAAGACGGTTGTGGTGCTGGGATTTTTGTTGTTCGCGTTTCTGGCGTTGATCGTGGTCGAATGGGGCTCGGAATCGACGATTTTCCGGCCAAAAGAGCAAACCGGGGTGATTGCGAGCATCAACGGCCAGGACATTCATTACGAGCAATTTTATCGCGCTTATCAGAACCAAATCGAGCAATACAAGCAGCAAAGCGGCCAGGAGCCGCCGGAAAATCAGCTGGATTATCTGCGTGATCAGGTGTGGGAAAACATGGTGCGCGAAGTGCTGGTGACGCAGGAAATCGAGAAGCGCGGCATCAAGGCGACCAACAAGGAGATCATTCATTACATTTACAACGAGCCGCCGGACCTGATCAAGCAAAACCAGTCCTTTCAAAATGACAAGGGCGAATTTGACCACGCCAAATATCAGGCGGCGCTGAACGACGCCAACGCCGATCCGTTTTGGCGGCAGGTCGAGACCTACCTGCGGGCCTCGCTGCCGTATCAAAAATTTCAAGACGAGTTTGACGCCTCCGTGATCGTGACGGAGGGCGAGGTACGAGATGATTATGTGAAGCGCAACCAAAAGGCGACGGTGCGCTACATTTTTTTCAATCCCGAAAGTTATCGCCAAAAGGCCACCGCGGCAAACGGACAAATTCCGGTGGAAAAAAGCGCGGTGGAAAAATATTACAAAGAGCATACGCAGGAGTACAAAGACGCCGAGAAGCGCAAAATCGATTACGTCATTTTTTCCAATAAAGCCACACGCGCCGATTCCGATATGGTGCGCTCGCTGGCAATGGAAATTTTGCAGCGGGCAAAAAGCGGCGAAGATTTTGCCGAGTTGGCGCAAACGTATTCCGAGGATGAAGGCAACCGCGACAAGGGCGGCGATCTCGGCTTTTTCAAGCGCGGCCAGATGGTGAAGCCGTTTGAAGAAGCGGCATTTGGCGCCAATCCCGGGGATATCGTCGGACCAGTGGAGACGACGTTCGGTCTTCACATCATCAAGGTGGTCGCGAAAAAGTTTGAAGAGCCGACGGAAGAAAATAAAAAGGATAAAAATCAAAAGGGGGAGGAAATGGTGCAGGCGAGTCACGTGCTGCTGAAATTCCAGCCGTCGCGCCAAACCATCGAGGCGGCGCGGGACAGCGCGAATTATTTTGCCGCTGCCGCCAAAGAGGCCGGCTGGGAGACGGCGCTGAAAAGTGAAAAACTCACGGCGCAAACCAGCGCGCCTTTTGCCAAAGGCAGCGGCTTTGTTCCAGGCATCGGCATGAAATCGAGCGTATCCAATTTCGTTTTTAGAAGCGCACTCGGCACCATCAGCGAGGTTTTTGACGTGCCGTCCGGCTTCATGGTTCTGCGCGTGGCCGAGGTGCAAAAAGAGCGCATCCGGCCGCTGGAGGAAGTGCAGGCGCAGATCGAGAATATTTTGCGCTCGGAAAAACTGAAAGAGATGGCGTTTGAAGCCGCCAAAGCCGCGCGCGCGAAACTGGAGGGGAGCATGACGCTGGAAGACCTCGCCGCGCAAGACTCGCTCGAAATCAAAACGCCGGAGGCTTTTGCGCGCAGTGGATTTATCAGCGGCGTCGGACGCGACCCTAATTTTATCGGCACGGCGTTTTCGCTGCAACCGAATCAAATTTCGCCGGCGGTAAAGGGCACTCGCGGCGCGTACTTGATTCAATTGCTGAGCATCGAGCCGGTCAATGAAACAGATTATCAGCAGCAGAAAGAAATGATTCGCTCGCAACTCTACGATCGCGCCCGGCAAAATGCCTTTTCGCAGTGGTACACCGATCTCAAAGAGAAGGCGAAGATCAAGGATTATCGCGAGCTGTATTTTTAAATTACGCATCGTTGAAATCAGCGTTTAATTGCCAGCTAAAAACAAGTTCCCGCAGTTTTCTGCGGGAGCTTTTGTTTTATAGCTCAATATTTCTCCCTCGACCGCCTTTTTATTTCAAAAATTATTTATTTTTCTCTTGATTTTGTGAGAAAATTTCAATAAATTGCCCCATCACTAAAACAAAGTGCAGGCCGGCTTTAGTATTGGGAAGCAGTTTTCCCCCCAAGTCGTTTTTGTAATTTTTCCATCTTTACTTTATTCAATCGTTCATTAGAATTGCGCAGGATCATAAGGGGCATAACTATTTTTTTAAAAAATCCGGCGGCATGGGCGTGGTATAAAAACAGAAAACACCCCGAACAAAAGCCTACGGAGTTTAAAACCAATCACAAACTTCCATGAAAAAGGAGGCGCCATGAAGCGAGGTCGTCTTAGCCATTTAATTTGTCGCGGTTACGGTCTGGCGGCAATTCTGTTTAGCCTCGGATCGCATGCAGCTTTTGCGCAAACTTCTGATCAAACGCCGCCGAACTTCAAGATCGCGTTTATCGGGGATCAGGGTTCGGGCTCGAATGCGACGGCTGTTTTGAACTTGATCAAAAACGAGGGCGCCAACGCCGTGATGCACCAGGGGGATTTCGATTATAACGACAATCCCCAAGCCTGGGACGATCTTATCACGAGCGTCTTGGGCGCTAATTTTCCATATTTTGCTTCGATCGGAAATCATGACGAAGGCAAATTCTTTGGCACCGGCGGTTATCAATCTTATCTGGCTGCCCGGATGAACCGCCTCGGCATTACGTGGGATGGCGATCTGGGTGTCAAATCGTCATTTAAACGTTAGTTCTGACGGAAGACCTGCCCGGCACAACGCCAGACGAAGGCAAAACTTTTGTGTTTGTCTCGGGATTGGGAGGCAAAAGCATCCGCAGTCAAAGTTTAAGCGGGGCGTGGTGGGCCAGCATATATACTTCGACACAAAACGCCACTCATGGCGCGCTGTTTGGCGTCTTCAACGTTGATGGGATGCCGAATAAGGCGCACTTTTATTTCAAGGCGATCAATGGCGCGGTGGTGGACAATTTTTATGTGATCAGCAATGTCATCCCGCCGCAGCCACCAGCCATCTCGTCTTTTTCACCGACGGATGGCCCGTTTGGCACCGAAGTTACGATAAACGGCAGCAACTTCACCGGCGCGACGCAGGTGCGATTTAACGATGTGGCTGTCGGCAACTTCGCGATCGTTTCTGAGTCCCAAATTCGCGCCGAAGTGCCCGCCGGCGCCACCACTGGAAAAATCAGTGTCACCACCCCGGGCGGAACCACGGCCAGCGCGGATGATTTCATCGTGACTCCACCGCAGCAACCGGCGATCTCTTTTTTTATCCCCCTCAACGGACCGGTTGGCACACAAGTCACCATCGCCGGCAATTTCTTCACCGGCGCCACCGAAGTCGCGTTCAACGGCATGGCGGCGAGCAACTTTACGGTGGTTTCAAATTCCCAAATTCGTGCTAACGTTCCCACTGGCGCGTCAACAGGTAAGATTACAGTCACTGCACCTGGCGGTGTTGCCACCAGCGCCAGCGATTTTACGGTTACAATTTTGTCTACTGCAAATCTGGCGCTCAATAAACCCGCCTCAGCTTCGAGCACGGAAGGCAGCAATACACCAAGCAAAGCCGTCGACGGCAACACCAGCACTTATTGGCGCAGCGGCGGCAGTTCAACTTCATGGCTGCGAGTCGATTTGGGATCGGAACAGACGGTCGGCCGGGCGGTGATCAAGTGGTACAGCAGTTATTATGCGAAGCAATATCAATTTCAAGTTTCAAATAATGATGCAAACTGGACTACCGTCTACACCAACAACTCGGGTAGCAAGGGCACGAATCAATTTAACTTTACGCAAACTACCGCGCGGTATGTTCGCCTTTACATGACAAAAAACAATAAATCAAGCTATCGCGTCACTGAGCTGGAAGTTTATTCGAGCGCTGCCAGCGCGCTGGCGGGAGATAAAGCCGAAGACACCAATCCGGCGGCTTCTCCCAAAGAAATTGTTTTGCTTCCCAATTATCCCAATCCGTTCAATCCCTCGACTACAATCGCCTATTCGATACCCGAAGCAAAGCATATCACCATAAAAGTCTACGATCTCGCCGGCCACGAAGTGGCGACACTGGTTAACGGTTATCAAGACCGCGGCGATTATCAGGTGATCTTCGATGCGACGGACAAGCCGAGCGGATTTTATTTTGTGGTTTTAAAAGCGGATGCCGAAATTTACGTGCGGCGTCTTTTGCTCATGAAATGAGAGGTGGCTTATTGAGCGGCAAATAAACTTGAAAAGTCGAGCCCCGATTCAACTCGCTGCTCACTTTGATGCCGCCATCGTGCGCTTCGGCGATGGCGCGCGCCAAAGACAGTCCCAGCCCGAGGCCGCCGCCCATAAAACCGGTTTTGCTCGAGCTGTGATGATCGCTGTCTTGCAGCTCGTAAAATTTCTCGAAAATTTTGCCAAAATCTTCCGGCCGGATGCCGACGCCGGTATCGCGGACGGCAATGACGCAGAATTCGCCTTCTTGAGATAAAAACACGTCGATCCGGCCGCCATCCGGCGTGAACTTGATGGCGTTTTGAATCAATTCGGAGATCATGATTTTGATTTGCAGCCGGTCGGCATAAAGCCGGCAGCCCTCGCAATCGAGATGTGGCGTCAGAGTCTGCCGGCGCTCTTGCACCGCCAGGCGAAATTCCTGGATGATGCCCTCCAGCAATTCTTTGATGTTGAGCTCTTCGCGCCGCAGTGAAAAGGTTCCCTGCTCCAGTGCCATGAGATCGACCATGTCGGTGACAATTTGCTCGAGATCCAAAATCGCGGCGTTGATCACGCGCATGCAGTCGTTCCTCTCCTCCGGTGAGAGTTTGTGGTCCTCGCCGTTCAAAATGGCGAGATAGCCCCGCAAGTGGCTCACCGGCGTGCGCAGTTCGTGCGAAGTGATGGCGATGAATTTGTCTTTGGCAATTTGCAATTCGCGCAGCTTTTCATTGGCGCGTTTGAGGGCGAGATTCTCCCGGCTCAACGAAATTTTTTCGCGGCATTTGTTGATGACCAGGCGGATTTGCTCGGCCTTGAGCGGTTTCAAGAGAAAATCATAAGCGCCCAGTTTCATGGCTTCGATGGCGTTCTCGATCGTCGCAAAGCCGGTCATGATGATGACTTCGATATGGGGGAAATCGCGCTTGATCGCATGCAGCAGCTCCAGCCCGCTCATGCCCGGCATCTTCAAATCCGACAGCACGATGGCAATCTCCGGCTCGCTGCGCAGGAATTCCATGGCTTTGATGCCATTTTCCGCGGCAAAAATCGCGTAATTATCCTGCTC
The candidate division KSB1 bacterium DNA segment above includes these coding regions:
- a CDS encoding toxin-antitoxin system HicB family antitoxin, with translation MSQLTLKLPKTLHQQLETLARSEGVSVSQYILFALARQTAFSYHVQSLPEKNIAQQRNDFANLLSSLGQASFSEIEKIMQERELVDPEPGLTSEVVKRLQERIANQKMQFNKT
- a CDS encoding discoidin domain-containing protein, which gives rise to MFVSGLGGKSIRSQSLSGAWWASIYTSTQNATHGALFGVFNVDGMPNKAHFYFKAINGAVVDNFYVISNVIPPQPPAISSFSPTDGPFGTEVTINGSNFTGATQVRFNDVAVGNFAIVSESQIRAEVPAGATTGKISVTTPGGTTASADDFIVTPPQQPAISFFIPLNGPVGTQVTIAGNFFTGATEVAFNGMAASNFTVVSNSQIRANVPTGASTGKITVTAPGGVATSASDFTVTILSTANLALNKPASASSTEGSNTPSKAVDGNTSTYWRSGGSSTSWLRVDLGSEQTVGRAVIKWYSSYYAKQYQFQVSNNDANWTTVYTNNSGSKGTNQFNFTQTTARYVRLYMTKNNKSSYRVTELEVYSSAASALAGDKAEDTNPAASPKEIVLLPNYPNPFNPSTTIAYSIPEAKHITIKVYDLAGHEVATLVNGYQDRGDYQVIFDATDKPSGFYFVVLKADAEIYVRRLLLMK
- a CDS encoding peptidylprolyl isomerase; translated protein: MGVMTKMREKTVVVLGFLLFAFLALIVVEWGSESTIFRPKEQTGVIASINGQDIHYEQFYRAYQNQIEQYKQQSGQEPPENQLDYLRDQVWENMVREVLVTQEIEKRGIKATNKEIIHYIYNEPPDLIKQNQSFQNDKGEFDHAKYQAALNDANADPFWRQVETYLRASLPYQKFQDEFDASVIVTEGEVRDDYVKRNQKATVRYIFFNPESYRQKATAANGQIPVEKSAVEKYYKEHTQEYKDAEKRKIDYVIFSNKATRADSDMVRSLAMEILQRAKSGEDFAELAQTYSEDEGNRDKGGDLGFFKRGQMVKPFEEAAFGANPGDIVGPVETTFGLHIIKVVAKKFEEPTEENKKDKNQKGEEMVQASHVLLKFQPSRQTIEAARDSANYFAAAAKEAGWETALKSEKLTAQTSAPFAKGSGFVPGIGMKSSVSNFVFRSALGTISEVFDVPSGFMVLRVAEVQKERIRPLEEVQAQIENILRSEKLKEMAFEAAKAARAKLEGSMTLEDLAAQDSLEIKTPEAFARSGFISGVGRDPNFIGTAFSLQPNQISPAVKGTRGAYLIQLLSIEPVNETDYQQQKEMIRSQLYDRARQNAFSQWYTDLKEKAKIKDYRELYF
- a CDS encoding hybrid sensor histidine kinase/response regulator; this translates as MDVSIALPPTVNPNHSARRGAAKILIVDDERVVRHVCQLSLEQDNYAIFAAENGIKAMEFLRSEPEIAIVLSDLKMPGMSGLELLHAIKRDFPHIEVIIMTGFATIENAIEAMKLGAYDFLLKPLKAEQIRLVINKCREKISLSRENLALKRANEKLRELQIAKDKFIAITSHELRTPVSHLRGYLAILNGEDHKLSPEERNDCMRVINAAILDLEQIVTDMVDLMALEQGTFSLRREELNIKELLEGIIQEFRLAVQERRQTLTPHLDCEGCRLYADRLQIKIMISELIQNAIKFTPDGGRIDVFLSQEGEFCVIAVRDTGVGIRPEDFGKIFEKFYELQDSDHHSSSKTGFMGGGLGLGLSLARAIAEAHDGGIKVSSELNRGSTFQVYLPLNKPPLIS
- the uvrB gene encoding excinuclease ABC subunit UvrB, with the protein product MDKFKLVSDYQPTGDQPRAIRELTEAILRGDKFQTLLGVTGSGKTFTMANVIANVNKPTLVFSHNKTLAAQLFGELKSFFPHNAVEYFISYYDYYQPEAYVPSSDTYIEKDSSINDEIDRLRLKATSALLSRKDVIIVASVSCIYGIGDPKDYAAELLVLDRGQRIERNEILSRLVDMFYTRNDFDFTRGTFRVRGDVVEVVPAYEREAYRIELFGNEIESLSQVNVTTGEILGEVDTVAIFPAKHFVTPEHKMKRAIEAIKEELAERLAWFRRQGKLLEAQRLEMRTNFDLEMLQELGSCHGIENYSRHLSGRAPGQRPYTLLDYFPKDYLMIIDESHATIPQIRGMYFGDRSRKETLVEYGFRLPSALDNRPLQFDEFESMLNQVIFVSATPAEFELEKSNGVVVEQLIRPTGLMDPEVEVRPVKNQIDDLIGEIRQCVGKGQRVLVTTLTKRMAEDLTDYLAEMDIRVRYLHSEIEALDRVEILRDLRLAEFDVLVGINLLREGLDLPEVSLVAILDADKEGYLRSERSLMQTAGRAARNVDGKVIMYADTITGSMKKMIDETNRRREVQRKYNEEHGITPRTIYKSAEEIMQSTRVADAKAEKYGAEKRRGDGELKISDAEWSKMAPFQREELLDRLEKEMLDASRKLDFERAAELRDEIERLKSGKKKGRVRYQFAKK
- a CDS encoding DUF2442 domain-containing protein, with product MITLANNVTEQVAATDVRFASNVLCVSLSDGREVRVPMARVEWLSWLLKATPKQRAKWSIEPGGFAIYWDELDDGIEVRHLLEMQPLA
- a CDS encoding metallophosphoesterase; translated protein: MKRGRLSHLICRGYGLAAILFSLGSHAAFAQTSDQTPPNFKIAFIGDQGSGSNATAVLNLIKNEGANAVMHQGDFDYNDNPQAWDDLITSVLGANFPYFASIGNHDEGKFFGTGGYQSYLAARMNRLGITWDGDLGVKSSFKR